TAGAGGCCGGGGATTTTCGGGTCGCGGTTGTGCGGCCGGAACCACGCGCTTTGCGTCAGGGTCGGCGCGAGGGAGAAGGCCGCGCCGTGGTAGCCCTTGAGCGTGTCCCGGAAGTCGCAGGGGGTCATCCAGTGCTTTGTGACGACGTGTTTGCGCAGGTCCGGCATGCTCCGCTCCAGGTACGCGAGGATGCGGTCCGCGTAGGCGGGCCCGGCGGTCTCCCAGTCGATGTTGGCGTTGCCGAGGTGCGGCACGGGGCTCAAGACGTAGTAGGCTCCGCATCCGGGCGGGGCGAGGTCGGGATCCGTCACGGTGGGCGCGTGCAGGTAGAGGCTGAAATCATCGGGCAGCCTGGAACCGTGGAAGATGTCCTGGAGGAGCTCCTTGTAGCGTGGTCCGAAGAGCACGGTGTGGTGCGCGATGTCGTAGTTGCGGTCGGTCCCGAAGTAGAGCACGAAGAGCGACATCGACCAGGCGGAGCGCTCGAGACGGCGCTGTGTGGCCTGAGCTTCGGGGTGGGAGCGGTACAGCCGCGCGTAGGTGTGGTGCACGTCGGCATTCGAGACGACGGCCTCGGCGTCCAGCGTTTGCCCATCGCCCCAGTGCACACAGTGGCGCGTCTGGCCATCTTCCTGAACGAGGGTAACTTCCTGGACCGGGGCGTTCAGATGGAGGGTTCCGCCGAGCTCTTCGAAGACGCGGACCAGCGCGCGGATCAGCGCGCCCGTGCCGCCTTTGGGGAAGAAGACGCCCCACTTGCGCTCGAGATAGTGAATGAGCGTGTAGATCGCGCTGGTCTCAAAGGGGTTGCCGCCCACGAGGAGCGAATGAAAACTGAGGGCCTGGCGCAGGTGATCGTCGCTGACGTACCGGGAAACGGTCTTGTAGACGCTGCGGTCCGCCCGGAGGCGCGCGAGATCCGGCGCGACGCGCACCATGTCGCTGAAGCGGAGGAAGGGCACGTCCACGAGTTCCTCGTAGCCCTTCGCGAAGACCTTCTTCGAGTACTCCAGAAAGCGCTGGTATCCGTCCGCATCTTTCGGGTTTCGCTTGCGGATCTGGGCCAGCATGTCCTCCAGATCCGCCGTATAGTCGAGCTGATCGCCATCGTCCCACTGGAGCCGGTACATCGGCTCCACGGGGAGCAGGGTTACGTAGTCCTCCAGGCGGCGTCCGGCGGCGGCGAAGAGTTCTTCGAGGCACTGGGGCGCGGTGATCACCGTGGGGCCGGCGTCAAAGGTGTATCCGTCATTTTCGTAGACGTAGGCGCGCCCGCCGGGCTTGTCGCGCGCTTCAAACAAGGTGACCTGGAGGCCGGCGGCCTGAAGGCGAATGGCGGCGGCCAGCCCGCCGAAACCGCTGCCGATCACGGCCACGGCGCGGCCGGGCTTGCGTCCCGGGTCGGACAGGGGGAACGGGGGAACGAGATTCCGGGTGGCGGTATCAGACATAGCTGTTGCGAAGCCTTTCAAACTCCCGGTGGAGCGCATCCACGCAGGCGGGATTGGCGATACGGTTGTCCAGGTGCGTCAGGGCGTGCGCCAGCCGGGCGTGTAGATCGGCGTCCAGGCTTTCCGGCAGCACGTCGCGGAGCCGGCCGCGGAGGAACGAGGTTTCCGCGCGCCCTCCCTGCACGTCTTGCGAGAGATGCACGAGTTCGCGGTAGGCGGCGGGATCGAGGGTCTGCGCCGCCCAGGCCCAGGGCCAGGTGGGGGCGCCGGTGAGCAAATCTTCCCGGGCTTTTTCCGCGCGCGCGCCGCTTGCCATGGAGCCGGCGTCATCCAGGATCTGGAGCATGCCGCCGAGTTCCTCGCCAAACGCGGCGTAGGCCTCGCAGGTTTCGAGATCCGCGCCGGCCGCCAGGGCGCCGAGCCAGGCCGAGAGCCCCATTAGGGCGCCGGTCTTCAGCGCGGTTTTTGTGGCGGTGACGGCGGGCATGTCCTCCTGGTGGATGTCCTGGACCTTCAGGGATACATCCAGCCCCTGGCCCAGGTGGCAGCGGTGCTGGGTCTCCGCGAGCTTTTTCAGGGCGGCGAGCTCCTGATCGGGGCGCAGGCCGGCCTCGCCGATCAGGCGCGCGGGCCAGAAGTACAGCCAGTTGCCGGCGTTCAGCGCCGGCGCGACGCCATAGCGGAGGTGGAGCGCCACATCCCCGCGCCGTTCGGTGGCCCCATCCTCGATGTCGTCGATAATCAGCGAGCCGGCGTGCATGGCTTCGACGGCGAGCGCAAAGGCCATGGGCATTTCACCGGCGCCGCCCGCCGCGCGCCACGCCCATTCGGTCATGCTCGCGCGAAACATTTTTGAATTGCGATCGAGAAAATCCTGGAGCGGCGCGCCGAGGGCTTTCTGCCAGTACATTCTGGGAAGAGCCGTGCCGGCGGCGGAGGTCTGCGCGCGGAGTGCGGCGGGCGAGAGTTCGGCGCGGAGGCGGTGCAGCAGGTGCGCGCGCACCCGGAGTGGCGCGGCGGGCGCGGCGGGCCGTTCATCGGCGATGCGCAGGGGTGCAGTCATGATTCGGGCGCTCCTTCAAGCAGTCGTCGCAGGGACAGTCCGCGGGGTGGCCGCCCGAGAAAGAACCGCGCCTGGTCCCAGCGCGTCATCTCGAGCCGGTAAAAACGTTCGATTACATCCTCGGGCAGTGTGTAGAACCGTTGAAAGATGTGGTAACGGCGCGCGGGCGGATAGGCCCGGAACAGCAGCAGATTCAGCCAGGTCGCAAAGCGATATTGGGCGCGATGGCGCCGCATGAATCCGGCCCACCCTGCATCGAACGGCGGCTCGGGCGCGCGGTCCGCGATGTGCAGCGCCAGGCGAACGGCCAGGGGAAACGAGTAGCCGGTTGCCGGGTGCAGGAAGCCGCCCCGGTAGCCTGCGAGCAGCGGCGGGGCGGCCGGCCACACACGGCGCGCGGACCACGGCATCGGCAGCACGCCCGATTCTTCTCGCAGGATTTCGTGCACGTCGAGCCCGAGCCCGCCGGCATACCGAAGCACTTCCGCGCGCAGACGTGCGATATCC
Above is a window of Candidatus Hydrogenedentota bacterium DNA encoding:
- a CDS encoding phytoene desaturase translates to MSDTATRNLVPPFPLSDPGRKPGRAVAVIGSGFGGLAAAIRLQAAGLQVTLFEARDKPGGRAYVYENDGYTFDAGPTVITAPQCLEELFAAAGRRLEDYVTLLPVEPMYRLQWDDGDQLDYTADLEDMLAQIRKRNPKDADGYQRFLEYSKKVFAKGYEELVDVPFLRFSDMVRVAPDLARLRADRSVYKTVSRYVSDDHLRQALSFHSLLVGGNPFETSAIYTLIHYLERKWGVFFPKGGTGALIRALVRVFEELGGTLHLNAPVQEVTLVQEDGQTRHCVHWGDGQTLDAEAVVSNADVHHTYARLYRSHPEAQATQRRLERSAWSMSLFVLYFGTDRNYDIAHHTVLFGPRYKELLQDIFHGSRLPDDFSLYLHAPTVTDPDLAPPGCGAYYVLSPVPHLGNANIDWETAGPAYADRILAYLERSMPDLRKHVVTKHWMTPCDFRDTLKGYHGAAFSLAPTLTQSAWFRPHNRDPKIPGLYITGAGTHPGAGVPGVVNAGKATAGVLLADMGVKVS
- a CDS encoding polyprenyl synthetase family protein; translation: MTAPLRIADERPAAPAAPLRVRAHLLHRLRAELSPAALRAQTSAAGTALPRMYWQKALGAPLQDFLDRNSKMFRASMTEWAWRAAGGAGEMPMAFALAVEAMHAGSLIIDDIEDGATERRGDVALHLRYGVAPALNAGNWLYFWPARLIGEAGLRPDQELAALKKLAETQHRCHLGQGLDVSLKVQDIHQEDMPAVTATKTALKTGALMGLSAWLGALAAGADLETCEAYAAFGEELGGMLQILDDAGSMASGARAEKAREDLLTGAPTWPWAWAAQTLDPAAYRELVHLSQDVQGGRAETSFLRGRLRDVLPESLDADLHARLAHALTHLDNRIANPACVDALHREFERLRNSYV